From the genome of Flavobacterium ovatum, one region includes:
- a CDS encoding helix-turn-helix transcriptional regulator, giving the protein MVNTDDFIKRLEVILDYYSLNASAFADKIGVQRSSLSHLLSGRNKPSLDFILKILEEFPEVDLYWILNGKGQFPKRNEEPLITDNKSNLQVPETEKINDLFSSEKIKTTAPTQEKNKTIHIPDSQNTTEPAIEKMVVFYKNGTFKTYLPEQ; this is encoded by the coding sequence ATGGTAAACACAGATGATTTTATAAAAAGATTAGAGGTTATACTGGATTACTACAGTTTAAACGCTTCTGCATTTGCAGATAAAATAGGTGTGCAACGCTCTAGTTTATCTCACCTTCTTTCAGGTAGAAATAAACCCAGTTTAGACTTTATTCTAAAGATTCTAGAAGAGTTCCCTGAAGTAGATTTGTATTGGATCTTAAACGGAAAGGGACAGTTTCCAAAAAGAAATGAAGAACCTTTAATTACGGATAACAAGAGTAATCTTCAAGTTCCAGAAACTGAAAAAATAAATGATTTATTTAGTTCTGAAAAAATAAAAACTACTGCTCCAACACAGGAGAAAAACAAGACTATACATATTCCTGATTCACAAAACACAACGGAACCTGCAATAGAGAAAATGGTTGTTTTTTATAAAAACGGAACATTTAAAACCTACTTGCCTGAACAATAA
- a CDS encoding M14 metallopeptidase family protein, which produces MNLEQLFTENKEQSINGRYLTLDEVEPLLKQLSEIGELSIIGKSVLEESIYKFQIGTGKIKIFLWSQMHGNESTTTKGLFDFFNLLKSDSDLAKQLLANFTFCVLPMLNPDGARLYTRENANKVDLNRDSQDLTQPESQLLRETFELFKPDYCYNLHDQRTIFGVDMTGVPATMSFLAPSYNEEREVNYSRLKAIELIAGINAVLQEFIPGQVGRFDDSFNINCIGDTFQHLGVSTLLFEAGHFQGDYQREITRKFVFMSLLASFKILSENDVDLKGIEDYLIIPQNKQSFYDFIYKNIKINYDGIEKITNFAAQYKEELVNGVIVFNAYIVEIGELENRFGHFVYDAKGAKYSDEEVNFPQLNKKASFCLENNIKFVNGLIKK; this is translated from the coding sequence ATGAATTTAGAACAATTGTTCACTGAAAATAAAGAACAATCTATAAATGGAAGGTATTTGACTTTAGATGAAGTTGAGCCACTTTTGAAGCAATTAAGTGAGATTGGTGAGTTGTCAATAATAGGTAAATCTGTTTTAGAAGAGTCTATTTATAAGTTTCAAATTGGGACTGGAAAAATCAAAATTTTTCTTTGGTCACAGATGCATGGTAATGAAAGTACAACGACTAAAGGTCTTTTTGATTTTTTTAATTTGTTGAAAAGCGATTCGGATTTAGCAAAGCAATTATTAGCTAATTTCACTTTTTGTGTACTACCAATGCTTAATCCTGATGGCGCAAGATTGTACACTCGTGAGAATGCCAATAAAGTTGATTTGAATAGAGATTCTCAGGATTTGACTCAGCCTGAAAGTCAATTATTGCGTGAAACGTTTGAATTGTTTAAACCAGATTATTGTTATAATTTACATGATCAACGTACTATTTTTGGTGTAGATATGACCGGAGTCCCTGCAACTATGTCATTTTTAGCTCCTTCCTATAATGAAGAGCGGGAAGTAAATTATTCTAGGCTAAAAGCTATTGAGCTTATAGCTGGGATTAATGCCGTCTTACAGGAGTTTATCCCTGGTCAAGTAGGGCGTTTTGATGACTCCTTTAATATTAACTGCATTGGGGATACATTTCAACATCTAGGAGTGTCTACATTATTATTTGAAGCAGGACATTTTCAAGGTGATTATCAGCGTGAAATTACACGAAAATTTGTTTTCATGTCTTTATTGGCGAGTTTTAAGATACTTAGCGAAAACGATGTAGATCTTAAAGGAATTGAAGATTATTTAATTATTCCTCAAAATAAGCAGTCTTTTTATGATTTTATATACAAAAACATAAAAATAAATTATGATGGTATTGAAAAAATAACGAATTTTGCTGCACAATACAAAGAGGAATTAGTTAATGGTGTAATTGTTTTCAATGCCTATATTGTTGAGATTGGAGAATTAGAAAACCGCTTTGGTCATTTTGTTTATGATGCTAAAGGAGCAAAATATAGTGACGAAGAGGTGAATTTTCCACAATTAAACAAAAAAGCAAGTTTCTGTTTAGAAAATAATATTAAATTTGTTAATGGATTGATAAAAAAGTAA
- a CDS encoding winged helix-turn-helix transcriptional regulator encodes MSKFRLDEVDHQILDMLIDNTRVPFTDIAKKLLISAGTVHVRVKKMEDAGIIMGSSLVLDYDKLGYSFIAYVGVFLNNTSQTKFVLERINEIPFVTVASVTTGKFNIFCKIRAKDTKHAKDVIFMIDDIDGVYRTETMISLEESINDKKRLMHTIFKNM; translated from the coding sequence ATGAGTAAGTTCCGTTTAGATGAAGTTGATCATCAAATTTTAGACATGTTAATTGATAACACTAGAGTACCTTTCACAGATATTGCGAAAAAGTTATTAATTTCTGCTGGTACAGTACATGTTAGGGTAAAGAAGATGGAAGATGCTGGTATTATTATGGGCTCTTCTTTGGTTTTAGATTACGATAAACTAGGTTATTCATTTATTGCTTACGTAGGAGTTTTTCTAAATAATACTTCTCAGACTAAATTTGTTTTAGAACGTATTAATGAAATCCCTTTTGTTACTGTTGCCTCAGTTACTACAGGAAAATTTAATATATTTTGTAAAATTAGAGCAAAAGATACCAAGCATGCTAAAGATGTAATCTTTATGATTGATGATATTGACGGTGTATATAGAACTGAAACTATGATTTCTCTAGAAGAGAGCATTAACGACAAGAAGCGTTTGATGCATACTATCTTCAAAAACATGTAA